TCCTGAACACGGCGGGTCTGCAAGCACTGCCTCCAATAGAAGTGAAAGCACCAGCAATGGTGTAAGGGAGCAGAATAGATGGTTGAACAGAGAGCATGATAAACGCCATACGAAGATAAGTCATGCTTATGCGTAAATATGAGGTGTAAAATAACTGCCAGGATTACGAAACAAGGCGGATGATTATAAAGGATAAAGAAGACTGGCGATTATATCGTCAGTCTTTTTTGTGATTTTTAGCTACAAAGGGCCTTACTATACTCTTCTGTCATAACTATTCCAAGATACTCTTAAGTATCTTTTTAAACAACATTGTGATAATTTGCACAAAGTTATGTTTAGGACCGAGATACAATTAGGATATGGTATTCAACGCATAACTAATGAATTTCAGATGGTTTTATCCAATGATGAACAATGAAGGAGAGGATGAATGATATGGCAGCAAAAACACCTCTTGAGGTTGCACAATATACGGCGCAAACTGGCATGAAGAAGGCTCAATATCCGGTATCTTCTGTACTGGTGCTCAGTTTTCTGGCAGGGGCTTTTATTGCGCTGGGTTTTCTATTGGATATTCGGGTGATTGCTTCTGCGCCGGCAGAGTGGGGAAGTCTCGTCAATCTGATTGGAGCAGCAGTGTTCCCGGTTGGATTAATCTTGGTACTCATAGGTGGTGGTGAGTTGCTGACGGGAAACATGATGGCCGTTCCACTTGCAACGATTGCACGGAAATTATCCGTGGGTAGCATGCTGAAAAATCTAACCTTAGTGACGATTGGTAATTTTGTTGGAGCTTTGTTTGTCGCGTACGCGTTTGGACATGTGCTGGGTCTGACCGGAGAGGGTGTATATCTGGCGAAAGTAGTGGATATGGCTGGGCATAAGCTGCATGACGGTTTCCTGCAAGCTTTCATCTCTGGCATCGGCTGTAACTGGCTGGTGGCACTTGCCGTGTGGCTATCTTATGCTTCGGATACGATGAGTGGCAAGGTACTGGGCATTTGGTTTCCAACGATGGCATTTGTGGCGATTGGATTCCAGCACGTTGTGGCCAATATGTTCCTCATCCCGGCGGCAATCTTCGAAGGACATTATTCGTGGGGTCAATATGTGATGAATTTCATTCCGGTATGGCTCGGGAATCTGACTGGAGGTGCTCTGTTTGTAGCTGCAGCCTATTGGGTGGTGTACCTGCGCCAAGCTGAGCCGAAAGTGAAACCGGAGGTAGCAACGTCGATCGAACCTATGGAGACGGAGGCTAGAGTGATGTTGAGCAAACAAGCATAGTGGGCACAGCGAGGTATGGATACACGTATATTAGAAGTGAAGACGATTCTGATCTTGCTCGGTTCATGGCGAATATGCTGTGACGGAACAGGGCGGGATCGTTTTTTGTATGGGTTCTTGTTGGAGTTTAACGCAAAATAAATTCGCCATGACAAGGTTCGGGGGAACGAAACCTGTTCATGGCGAATTTCGGGAGTGGTCCATGATATGGCATGAGGAGGAAGTGGGGAAACACTAGCCTAATGCCTTATTTTTAATTTACCCCTGAATTCTGAAGTTGAATCAAACTCAAAAACATTTTTTTGAAAATAATTTAAAGCCGCTATAGCGGCGAATATGAAGTAAAAACATACTGTTCTCTTTACGCGATAACCTCGAAGAAGATATGATAGAGGGATAGCTTTTATAGAGGGGAGCCTTACGATGATCGATCAGGAGAATGGTATATTTGCGGCGGTGTGCCCGCTCGACTGTCCGGACACTTGTGGTCTGTTATTACATAAAGAGAACGGCAAAATTGTGAAGGTGGCAGGCAATCCGGATCATCCGATAACCAAGGGTGCCATCTGTAATAAAGTTAGGAATATGACTGAGCGGGTGTATCACCCCGAGCGTCTACAATATCCGATGAAACGTGTAGGAGCCAAAGGTGAAGGCAAGTTCGAACGAATTAGTTGGGATGAAGCGATTCGCGAGATTACGACCAAATTCACTGCATTGTCCGAAACCTACGGCCCGGAGAGCATCCTGCCCTACAGCTTTTACGGTAACATGGGCATTCTCGGCGTAGACGGTATGGATCGGCGTTTCTTCAATGCGCTAGGTGCGAGTGTACTGGAGCAGACGATCTGTAACTCCGCTGGAAATACCGGCTGGAAATATACGATGGGTGCCAATCGGGGAACGGTGCCGGAAGATACGGAGCATGCAGATCTCATCCTGGTGTGGGGTGGTAATATCGTCAGTACCAATATGCACCAGGTCGTTTTGGCGGAGAAAGCACGCAAGAAAGGCGCCAAGATCGTCGTCATCGACGTTCACCGCAATCGTACCGCACAGTGGGGCGACTGGTTTATTCCGCTGTATCCGGGCACGGACAGTGCACTGGCGCTAGGATTGATGTATGTGTTGTTCGAACGGGGACTAACGGATGAAGCGTTTATGCAAAAGTATACGATAGGTCATGAGGCGCTGCGTGATCATGTCCGTAGTTACACCCCTGAACGTGTTGCACGCATTACTGGCGTACCGGAGGAAACCATTGTGGAGCTGGCCGAACTATACGGCAACGCACAGGCAGCCCATATTCACATCGGCAATGGCCTCCAGCACCATGATAATGGGGGCATGAATGTACGTAGCGTTGCATGTCTGCCCGCCATTACAGGGCAATGGCTGAAGCAAGGCGGCGGTGCCGTTCGCACCAACAGCTACGCGAGCACGAATAGCGACGCGCTGGAGCGTCCGGAACTGCGGCAGAATCCTGAGCCGCGGGTGGTGAACATGAACCGGATTGGTGAAGCGCTGCTGGAAGCGGAGCAGCCGATCCGGGCCATGATGGTCTACTGCAGCAACCCACTGGTGGTGGCACCGGATACTGAACGAGTGGAGCGAGGTTTTGCACGGGAAGATCTATTCACGGTTGTACATGATCTGTTCATGACGGATACGGCGAAATATGCAGATATCATCTTGCCAGCCACATCTTCATTTGAAGCGACGGACCTGTACACCTCTTATTGGCATCAGTACGTTCATCTGCAAGAGCCGGTGATTGCACCGATTGGGGAGAGCAAGAGCAATGTGGAACTGTTCTCACTGCTTGGGCAGGCTATGGGGTACGATTCTGCAATCTTCGGAGAAACACCGGAACAGATGATTGAGGACGCACTTCAGGGCACAGGCAACCCCTACATGAATGGGGTCACGTTGGAAGGACTGAAGGAACATCGATTCGTGAAGCTGGATATGACGCCACATGCTACATATCTGGATCAGCTGCCCACACCTTCAGGCAAAATTGAATTATATTCGGAGACGATGGAACAGAGAGGGCTTCCGCCGCTCCCTACCTATAGTGCTTTGGTTGAAGGATACGATGGGGAGAATCCGGCTGGACCTGCCGATACGTATCCATTGATGTTCCTGTCGCCGCCAAACCATAATTTCCTGAACTCCACCTTTGGTAATTCAGCCAAACATCAGCGTTTGGAAAAGATGCCTCTATTGCAGATACACCCCGAGGACGCCATCCGTAGAAACCTGGAAGATGGAGATGCAGTGGTCGTATGGAATGATCGTGGGCGCATTGAACTTACCGCCAAGGTGAGTGAAGCCATGCTGCCGGGAACAGTGATTAGCCAAGGCTTATGGTGGGATGGTGACGGGAAGAAGCAGCGGGCGAATTCACTGACGTCCAATCGGTTGTCGGACATGGGGAACGGGGCTACCTTCTTCTCGGCCACTGTTGAAGTGAAGCGTCAATGAGTGTGCTTGCAGCGTCAATTTTTTGAGGTAAGATGAAATAAAGGGTCGAACTTGAGCAGGATCTAAAGAGCAATAGATGTAACACTTCCAAAGTCCTTCGCTCTGGCTGGTTATGCCGTCAGGGCAAAGGCTTTTTTGGTATGTTAATACGTTTTTATGGTACTAAGGAGAATGGATTAGAGATGATGAGATGGCTGGATAACTATCCAAAAGAAGTGAGAATATTTTTATTAGCAAGTCTGGTTAACGCAACAGGCAGTGCCTTGATGTGGCCGCTGACCACCATGTATGTGTTTGATGAGCTTGGACGGACGATGGCCAACGCGGGTTTTGTGATCCTCATTCAGTCCCTGGGTGGCATCTTCGGACAGTTGCTCGGAGGTTCGTTGTATCACCGGGTGGGCGTAAAGAAGCTGATTATTGGCTCACTAGCGCTTAATGCGTTAGGTTTGTTTGCGCTGCCCTGGATTAGTGCGTATTGGGTCGTATTTATATGTGCGATGGGCTGGATTGGTCTGTTCAGTTCGTTGTCGCTGCCAGCGATTCAGGCCTTTATTGGCTTCCGGTTTGCGGAGCGACGCGGTGAATTATTCAATATTATCTATGTGGCGAACAATATCGGGGTGGCGATTGGTACAGCGCTGAGTGGTTTTCTGGCTGACTTTTCCTATCACCTCAGCTTTGTACTGAACGGGGTGACCTCAGCCGGGTTCGCGATTTTCTTCTGGTATTATCTGTCCCGCGTTGAACCGGATCAGGGGGAAGTACATCTGACGAAACGCAAACCCGTTCCCGATGGGCCGGGCGTCTGGGCACTGCTGGGCAATACCCGATTATATCTGTTTATGAGCTTGGGCGTGCTGTTCCTGTTATTCGGCAATTCCATCTGGAACACAGGTGTGTCCCCGTATATCATTTCTGAGGGGATGGAAAAAAGAATGTACGGTCTGCTCTGGACCCTGAACGGGGTGCTGATCTTTGTGGGCCAACCGTTTACCAGCTGGGTGAAACGGACCATGGCCCGTACCTCCACTGCCCAGATGACCGCGAGTGCGGTATTCTATGGCATGGCCTACATTGTCATGATTACCATGTACAGCTATCCAGGCATGGTGCTCGCAATGGTACTTGCCACGTTTGGAGAGATGTTGATCTCCCCTGCAACACCTGCGTTTATCTCGGAGCATGCGGGCAGGGCGGCACCTTTTTACATCGGGATATCGGGTGGAATCGGTGCTGTTGGACGGGTTATTGGCCCCTATGCGATGGGGGTCATGTATGACAAACAGGGACTTATTCCTGTAGCGTGGCTGGCAACAGGCACAGCGGCGATTGCGGTACTTGGTTTTGTATTGCACGCAGTGTTGAACCGTAATCGTGAAGTGAAGGAGTATGGGATGGACGCCTAATAGATCTAATTGGGTTGGATAGGATGCGGAAGGGAAAACGAGTTGAAGTGGACGGTAAATCCACTGTAATGTGTCTGCTCATCCGTAAATTGTATTTGACAAAAAAATATATTTATGCTATAATTTACATACAAAAACATTCCGTATATAATAAGATTCTCCTGGCCAGGGGAATCTTATTTTTGATTGTACGGGAGGAATAAGTATGAAGCAAAATGAATCCAGTATCACATCATTGATTTCGACTTTTGGCCGAGCCTATCACAGCCAATATGACACACCCCTCATTTTCGATGATTTTATGGCGAGATTGCTGATCTCTCCTCAAGAGTTTTCAGATATCAGCAATAACATGGTTAGAGGCATTCATTTTTTCAACCCGGATATGGCTCAACAGCTCAAGGACGACCCGGAAAAGGTTCTAAAATGGATTACCCAGGTACAGTTATCTCCAATAACTCTGGCTCGGGCCGCTTACTGTGAGCATGTACTTTTGCATGAAGTTGCGTTGGGATTAAAGCAGGTAGTCATTCTTGGCGCCGGGATGGATACGTTTGCTTTGAGGCATCCGGAATTGGAGGACACGCTGGATATCATTGAAGTGGATTATCCGGCTACACAGCAATTCAAGAAGGAGCGGCTGAATCAGGCCGAGCTGACTATTCCGAACAATCTTCACTTTGTACCCATGGATTTTACGCGCGAGCTTTCGAATGACAGCTTGACTCTTGAAGGGTTGAAGAAACGGAAGACGGTGGCTAGCCTCTTGGGTGTTTCGTATTATTTGCCTAAAAATGATCTGTTTAACGTGATTCGTCATGTGTTTGCGAACCTGCCATCCGGAAGCTCTATAGTTCTGGATTATGCAGATGAGCACCTTTTTGAGGAAAAAGGAATGTTTAATCGGGTTGAAAATATGATTAAATTGGCTGCAATGGGTGGTGAGCCGATGCAATCCGGCTACGCATATGTGGAGATGGAGGCCTTGCTTGATGAAGCAGGGCTGCTTATTTATGAGCATCTGACTCCCGAGGCGATTCAGGAACAGTTTTTCCAGGATCGAATCGATCATCTAAGGGCATTTGAAACGATACATTTCATTCACGCAGTAAAAAAATAAATCGATCCGGGCATGTATGGTCACCTATATAGCCCGCATTTGCATAGCAGCGGCAAACCTTCACCCTGTGGCAGGGTGAAGGTTGTTTGGTTTGATCAAAGGACCAGCACAAACCATGATTCTGTAACCAATAACATCACACGTGATACAAATGTTCAGAAATCAGGCTTGTTATAGTTCAATTCCATGTCATTCAAC
The nucleotide sequence above comes from Paenibacillus sp. W2I17. Encoded proteins:
- a CDS encoding MFS transporter — translated: MRWLDNYPKEVRIFLLASLVNATGSALMWPLTTMYVFDELGRTMANAGFVILIQSLGGIFGQLLGGSLYHRVGVKKLIIGSLALNALGLFALPWISAYWVVFICAMGWIGLFSSLSLPAIQAFIGFRFAERRGELFNIIYVANNIGVAIGTALSGFLADFSYHLSFVLNGVTSAGFAIFFWYYLSRVEPDQGEVHLTKRKPVPDGPGVWALLGNTRLYLFMSLGVLFLLFGNSIWNTGVSPYIISEGMEKRMYGLLWTLNGVLIFVGQPFTSWVKRTMARTSTAQMTASAVFYGMAYIVMITMYSYPGMVLAMVLATFGEMLISPATPAFISEHAGRAAPFYIGISGGIGAVGRVIGPYAMGVMYDKQGLIPVAWLATGTAAIAVLGFVLHAVLNRNREVKEYGMDA
- a CDS encoding molybdopterin-dependent oxidoreductase, whose product is MIDQENGIFAAVCPLDCPDTCGLLLHKENGKIVKVAGNPDHPITKGAICNKVRNMTERVYHPERLQYPMKRVGAKGEGKFERISWDEAIREITTKFTALSETYGPESILPYSFYGNMGILGVDGMDRRFFNALGASVLEQTICNSAGNTGWKYTMGANRGTVPEDTEHADLILVWGGNIVSTNMHQVVLAEKARKKGAKIVVIDVHRNRTAQWGDWFIPLYPGTDSALALGLMYVLFERGLTDEAFMQKYTIGHEALRDHVRSYTPERVARITGVPEETIVELAELYGNAQAAHIHIGNGLQHHDNGGMNVRSVACLPAITGQWLKQGGGAVRTNSYASTNSDALERPELRQNPEPRVVNMNRIGEALLEAEQPIRAMMVYCSNPLVVAPDTERVERGFAREDLFTVVHDLFMTDTAKYADIILPATSSFEATDLYTSYWHQYVHLQEPVIAPIGESKSNVELFSLLGQAMGYDSAIFGETPEQMIEDALQGTGNPYMNGVTLEGLKEHRFVKLDMTPHATYLDQLPTPSGKIELYSETMEQRGLPPLPTYSALVEGYDGENPAGPADTYPLMFLSPPNHNFLNSTFGNSAKHQRLEKMPLLQIHPEDAIRRNLEDGDAVVVWNDRGRIELTAKVSEAMLPGTVISQGLWWDGDGKKQRANSLTSNRLSDMGNGATFFSATVEVKRQ
- a CDS encoding class I SAM-dependent methyltransferase, which codes for MKQNESSITSLISTFGRAYHSQYDTPLIFDDFMARLLISPQEFSDISNNMVRGIHFFNPDMAQQLKDDPEKVLKWITQVQLSPITLARAAYCEHVLLHEVALGLKQVVILGAGMDTFALRHPELEDTLDIIEVDYPATQQFKKERLNQAELTIPNNLHFVPMDFTRELSNDSLTLEGLKKRKTVASLLGVSYYLPKNDLFNVIRHVFANLPSGSSIVLDYADEHLFEEKGMFNRVENMIKLAAMGGEPMQSGYAYVEMEALLDEAGLLIYEHLTPEAIQEQFFQDRIDHLRAFETIHFIHAVKK
- a CDS encoding formate/nitrite transporter family protein — encoded protein: MAAKTPLEVAQYTAQTGMKKAQYPVSSVLVLSFLAGAFIALGFLLDIRVIASAPAEWGSLVNLIGAAVFPVGLILVLIGGGELLTGNMMAVPLATIARKLSVGSMLKNLTLVTIGNFVGALFVAYAFGHVLGLTGEGVYLAKVVDMAGHKLHDGFLQAFISGIGCNWLVALAVWLSYASDTMSGKVLGIWFPTMAFVAIGFQHVVANMFLIPAAIFEGHYSWGQYVMNFIPVWLGNLTGGALFVAAAYWVVYLRQAEPKVKPEVATSIEPMETEARVMLSKQA